The Acetivibrio saccincola genome window below encodes:
- a CDS encoding arsenate reductase ArsC, with translation MKKKVAFVCVHNSCRSQMAEGWAKKLGSEVFEVYSAGTESYPEVKPLAIKVMEEAGVDMSGHYPKLLSDIPTEIDILITMGCNVKCPHVPCRYREDWGISDPSGGTIEDYRGTRDVIKEKVEDLIEMVRRECK, from the coding sequence ATGAAAAAGAAGGTTGCGTTTGTATGTGTTCACAACTCTTGCCGTTCCCAAATGGCAGAAGGTTGGGCTAAAAAATTAGGAAGTGAAGTATTTGAGGTGTACTCAGCAGGTACTGAAAGTTATCCTGAAGTAAAACCTTTGGCAATTAAGGTAATGGAGGAAGCAGGGGTGGACATGAGCGGCCATTATCCGAAGTTATTAAGTGATATTCCGACGGAAATAGATATATTAATAACCATGGGCTGTAATGTAAAATGTCCTCATGTGCCGTGCAGATATAGAGAAGATTGGGGGATTAGTGACCCGTCAGGGGGAACAATAGAGGATTACAGGGGGACAAGGGATGTAATTAAAGAAAAAGTAGAGGATTTAATTGAGATGGTAAGGAGGGAGTGTAAATAA
- a CDS encoding desulfoferrodoxin: MRSKIAFFRCEVCGNLVELINNGGGELVCCGKPMVKLDPNTFDASTEKHVPAAERKDGKIYVTVGSVEHPMTEEHYIEWIAVVSDDGIERIELSPGNEPKAVFRDRNNVDVYAYCNLHGLWKSSLE; this comes from the coding sequence ATGAGATCTAAAATAGCATTTTTCAGATGTGAAGTCTGTGGGAACCTTGTAGAGCTTATAAATAATGGTGGAGGAGAACTTGTATGCTGTGGCAAACCCATGGTAAAACTTGACCCGAATACCTTTGATGCTTCCACTGAAAAACACGTTCCCGCTGCTGAAAGAAAAGACGGAAAAATTTACGTTACAGTTGGCTCAGTAGAACATCCAATGACAGAAGAGCATTATATAGAGTGGATTGCCGTTGTATCTGATGATGGAATTGAAAGAATAGAACTTTCACCTGGAAATGAACCAAAAGCTGTTTTCCGTGACAGAAACAATGTAGATGTTTATGCTTACTGCAATCTTCACGGACTCTGGAAATCCAGTTTGGAATAG
- a CDS encoding HNH endonuclease signature motif containing protein: MLDNNYYVYKKEVDWSLLHQGLTIPVTIQVVFHNAVNKFLPRGKSTDIYLVLEGKTYRAELVNQKFNEKKYPNRKDILQIRYNPRSGIAERLKEIFAASYRYILEQRNNLPENSRRKYIKIPEEQKEYLIMYTTEYPDTYLLECITQDDTRVIKETIAREDEQKYEADINYNIVDPNAAINEVNQIVKIRKLNRAIGETLKLLYNYRCQICGENISVKYGVNIVESHHIDPFVESLNNNAENQLIVCPNHHRIIHIAKPAFHRRKLIFVYQNGVEERIVLNRYL, translated from the coding sequence ATGCTTGATAACAACTATTATGTGTACAAAAAAGAAGTGGATTGGTCGCTGCTGCATCAGGGGTTAACCATCCCTGTAACTATACAGGTAGTTTTTCATAATGCTGTAAACAAATTTTTACCAAGAGGTAAGTCCACAGATATATATCTTGTATTAGAAGGGAAAACTTATAGAGCAGAGCTTGTAAACCAAAAATTTAATGAGAAAAAATATCCCAACAGAAAGGATATCCTGCAAATAAGGTATAATCCTCGAAGCGGGATTGCTGAAAGGCTTAAGGAAATTTTTGCTGCAAGTTACAGGTATATATTAGAACAAAGAAATAATTTGCCTGAAAATTCACGCAGAAAATATATCAAAATACCTGAAGAACAAAAAGAATACCTGATTATGTATACAACAGAGTATCCGGATACGTATCTTCTTGAATGCATTACACAGGATGATACAAGAGTAATAAAAGAAACAATAGCCCGTGAAGATGAGCAGAAATATGAAGCCGACATAAACTACAACATTGTTGATCCTAATGCTGCCATTAATGAAGTTAACCAAATAGTAAAAATCCGTAAACTTAACAGGGCTATAGGGGAAACCTTGAAACTTCTTTATAATTACCGCTGTCAGATATGCGGAGAGAATATCAGTGTAAAATATGGAGTTAATATTGTAGAATCCCACCATATAGACCCTTTTGTCGAATCTCTAAATAATAATGCTGAAAATCAGCTTATTGTTTGTCCTAATCACCATCGTATTATTCATATAGCAAAACCTGCTTTTCACAGGAGGAAATTGATTTTTGTTTACCAAAATGGAGTAGAAGAAAGAATTGTATTAAACAGGTATTTATAG
- a CDS encoding rhamnogalacturonan lyase family protein, with protein MLKKSISQWLAMILCMALLIGVTSYFSPAPVKAASFAKGADISWVPGMEAQGYVWYDKNGNKRDILDILKNAGYRKGAWNSDGRPTIALEGFGYNENTPVPSGGNNDSHNKNSQRIYGDLNGDGEVNTIDYSLLQRYVLEVTKTFPTQDGLIRADLNGDGTVNSADAVFMGRYLLEIIDKFPVEGNTNPQPGRQSIKNLTVYDAENRNNWKIMNNLSAGQKAFGDREYTISYVPQELAGADWIQPAMNSRANTSLDNYASFEVETDGYVFIAHSDRVLVKPQWLLEYEKTGLSIKVRESDTVERTMTVYCKKVSAGERVNLGINSNDGTSYSLIYLAIATGDIELPSPPPPPPTPEPGSGRQMEYLDRGLVAVRTDNGVFISWRLFGTDPQNIAFNIYRDGTKINSNPITSSTNYLDRSGSSNSKYYICPVIEGREMEKSKTVSVWNQNYLEIPLNRPAGGSVGGSSYTYSPNDISVGDLDGDGEYELVLKWEPSNAKDNSQAGHTGNVIIDAYKLNGTHLWRIDLGRNIRAGAHYTQFLVYDFDGDGRAEVVMKTGDGTRDGRGNVIGNPYADYRNGEGFVLDGPEYLTVFDGLTGAALETINYIPPRGRVTDWGDNYGNRCDRFLAAVAYLDGERPSIVMCRGYYTRTVLAAFNWRDGKLTHLWTFDSNTAGNGYTGQGNHNLSVGDVDGDGCDEIIYGAMAVDHDGKGLYTTGWGHGDAGHLSDLIPDRPGLEYYQIHENPPQYGATVRDARTGQLIFSIGTGDTGRGLAANIDPRHIGYQFWSSTSGGLYNSRGQRITTATPSSTNFAIWWDGDLLRELLDSNRIDKWDWNNNRTYNIFTAVGCSSNNGTKSTPGLSADILGDWREEVIFRTNNDNALRIYTTTHLTDQRIYTLMHDPIYRLSIAWQNVAYNQPPHPGFYLGHGMEAPPVPHIYLVRRN; from the coding sequence ATGTTAAAAAAAAGTATTTCGCAATGGTTAGCAATGATTTTATGTATGGCTTTGTTAATTGGGGTGACAAGCTACTTTAGCCCTGCACCCGTAAAAGCGGCTTCCTTTGCAAAAGGGGCGGACATAAGCTGGGTACCCGGAATGGAAGCACAGGGCTATGTGTGGTATGACAAAAACGGCAATAAAAGAGATATATTGGATATCTTAAAAAATGCCGGCTACAGGAAAGGTGCATGGAACAGTGACGGCAGACCCACCATTGCCCTGGAGGGTTTTGGCTACAACGAAAATACCCCTGTGCCTTCAGGAGGCAATAACGATTCCCATAACAAAAACTCCCAAAGAATATATGGGGATTTAAACGGTGACGGGGAAGTTAACACTATAGATTACTCCCTTCTTCAAAGATATGTTTTAGAAGTGACAAAGACATTCCCTACACAAGATGGACTGATAAGGGCGGATTTAAACGGTGATGGAACGGTTAATTCTGCCGATGCGGTTTTTATGGGACGTTATCTTTTAGAAATAATAGATAAGTTTCCGGTTGAAGGAAATACAAATCCTCAGCCAGGCAGGCAGTCAATTAAAAATTTAACTGTTTACGATGCGGAAAACAGGAATAATTGGAAAATCATGAACAATTTAAGTGCCGGACAAAAAGCATTTGGCGACAGGGAGTACACAATATCATACGTGCCTCAGGAGCTGGCAGGGGCAGATTGGATTCAGCCGGCCATGAATTCAAGAGCCAACACGTCCTTAGATAATTATGCATCTTTTGAAGTTGAAACAGACGGTTATGTATTTATAGCCCATTCTGACAGGGTTTTGGTTAAACCTCAATGGTTGTTAGAATACGAAAAAACCGGTCTTTCTATAAAGGTTAGAGAGTCAGATACTGTGGAAAGGACCATGACAGTTTATTGTAAAAAGGTATCTGCCGGAGAAAGAGTTAATTTAGGAATAAACTCAAATGACGGCACAAGCTATTCACTTATTTATCTGGCTATAGCTACCGGAGATATAGAATTACCATCTCCTCCACCTCCACCGCCGACACCTGAGCCAGGTTCAGGAAGACAGATGGAATACTTAGACCGTGGACTGGTTGCAGTAAGAACTGACAATGGGGTATTTATAAGCTGGCGCTTATTTGGTACTGATCCACAAAATATTGCATTTAATATATACAGGGATGGAACAAAAATAAACTCCAATCCAATTACATCAAGCACCAATTATCTGGACAGATCTGGCAGCAGCAATTCAAAATACTACATTTGCCCGGTTATAGAAGGCAGGGAAATGGAAAAATCAAAAACTGTAAGTGTATGGAATCAAAATTATCTGGAGATTCCGTTAAACCGACCCGCCGGCGGAAGTGTAGGAGGTTCTTCATATACATACAGTCCTAATGACATAAGTGTGGGTGACCTTGACGGTGATGGTGAATATGAACTGGTTTTAAAATGGGAGCCGTCAAACGCAAAGGACAATTCACAGGCAGGTCATACAGGAAATGTTATAATTGACGCATATAAGCTTAATGGTACCCACCTTTGGAGAATAGATTTAGGCAGAAATATCCGTGCCGGTGCCCACTACACCCAATTTCTTGTATATGATTTTGACGGCGACGGAAGAGCTGAAGTTGTAATGAAGACAGGTGACGGCACAAGGGACGGAAGGGGCAATGTAATAGGCAATCCTTATGCAGATTACCGCAACGGGGAAGGATTTGTTTTGGACGGTCCTGAGTATTTAACTGTTTTTGATGGTTTGACGGGAGCCGCTCTTGAAACCATCAATTACATACCTCCAAGGGGAAGGGTTACAGACTGGGGGGATAACTACGGAAACAGATGTGACCGCTTCCTTGCAGCAGTTGCATATCTTGACGGTGAAAGACCAAGCATTGTAATGTGCCGTGGTTACTACACCAGAACTGTTTTAGCAGCATTTAACTGGCGTGACGGAAAGCTTACCCACCTTTGGACATTTGACAGCAATACCGCAGGAAATGGCTATACCGGTCAGGGAAATCACAATCTCAGTGTAGGTGATGTTGACGGGGATGGCTGCGATGAAATTATTTATGGTGCAATGGCAGTGGATCACGACGGAAAAGGACTTTATACAACAGGATGGGGACATGGGGATGCAGGTCATTTGTCTGACTTAATACCTGACAGACCGGGGCTGGAGTACTACCAGATTCACGAAAACCCACCCCAATATGGAGCCACTGTCAGGGATGCCCGTACAGGACAGTTGATATTTTCAATAGGCACAGGTGATACAGGAAGGGGACTTGCAGCAAATATTGACCCTAGGCATATTGGTTACCAGTTTTGGAGCAGTACATCCGGAGGCCTTTATAACTCAAGAGGTCAGAGAATTACCACCGCTACTCCTTCATCTACAAACTTTGCAATATGGTGGGATGGGGACCTTTTGAGAGAGCTGTTGGACAGCAACAGAATAGATAAGTGGGATTGGAATAACAACAGGACTTACAATATATTCACTGCAGTTGGATGTTCCTCCAATAACGGAACAAAATCAACCCCGGGTTTAAGTGCAGACATATTAGGTGACTGGAGGGAAGAAGTAATATTTAGAACAAATAATGACAATGCCCTTAGAATATACACAACTACGCATCTAACAGACCAAAGGATATACACGCTTATGCACGACCCCATTTACAGGCTGAGCATTGCATGGCAAAATGTAGCTTATAATCAGCCGCCACATCCGGGATTTTATTTAGGACATGGCATGGAGGCACCTCCGGTTCCACATATATACCTGGTTAGGAGAAATTAA
- a CDS encoding zinc ribbon domain-containing protein, with the protein MDDFMKNAINPGRDPIERQMIISEAIWELLKEKTGLTDEDLVKKVREIDLRDGVLDGRVKPEPPVACPKCNKKMKKGSSTCIYCGHIIPADVFSR; encoded by the coding sequence ATGGATGATTTTATGAAAAATGCAATAAATCCGGGGAGAGATCCTATTGAAAGACAGATGATAATATCAGAGGCTATATGGGAACTTTTAAAAGAGAAAACCGGGCTTACCGATGAAGATTTGGTTAAAAAAGTAAGGGAGATAGACCTAAGAGACGGGGTATTAGATGGGAGGGTAAAGCCGGAGCCTCCGGTAGCTTGTCCAAAATGCAACAAGAAGATGAAGAAAGGCTCCTCAACATGTATTTATTGTGGGCACATTATTCCGGCTGATGTTTTTTCACGATAA
- the zwf gene encoding glucose-6-phosphate dehydrogenase, giving the protein MKSGFYHNTPLAFAIFGGTGDLTKRKLIPALFSLVKEKRISDEISIVLVGRRNKDVIEFKEELLEFVKAYSRHKVKKDDWEAFAEKINYCRFDFEDEERGYNDLAKILENCHDRIFYLAVAPGLFEIIIKNLKKYNLIERDTGFQRIMIEKPFGFSLESAGKLNAAITKIIPEKKIFRVDHYLGKEMIQNILSIRFGNSIFEPLWNHHYIDNIQIISTETIGVENRGGYYDSTGVVKDMLQNHILQMLALIAMEPPVDLEPESIRNEKVKVLKSLRLFDKESAQKNIVRGQYGRGIIGGVEVPAYREEERVSENSNTDTFIALKINVDNFRWAGVPFYVKTGKRLDKKTTRIIVQFKKLPGINFYKNLNNGKPNLLVIKIQPEEGVFFQINAKSPGIDLIEPVKADYCHSCRADYNSPEAYEQIILEAIRNNSSIFTRWDELECSWKFEKSISESFEGIEPNFPNYAAGSKGPVEAAELLERDGRIWWDTFI; this is encoded by the coding sequence ATGAAGAGTGGATTTTATCATAATACTCCGCTGGCTTTTGCTATATTTGGCGGGACAGGTGATTTAACCAAAAGAAAGCTTATTCCGGCTCTGTTTTCCCTTGTAAAAGAAAAAAGAATTTCAGATGAAATTTCCATTGTTTTGGTAGGGAGAAGAAATAAAGATGTAATAGAATTTAAAGAAGAACTTTTGGAGTTTGTAAAAGCTTATTCAAGGCATAAAGTAAAAAAGGATGACTGGGAAGCATTTGCTGAAAAAATTAATTACTGCAGGTTTGATTTCGAAGATGAAGAAAGAGGATACAATGATTTGGCTAAAATTTTAGAAAACTGCCACGACAGGATTTTTTATCTGGCAGTGGCACCCGGGCTTTTTGAAATTATCATTAAAAACCTTAAAAAATACAATCTTATTGAAAGGGATACGGGTTTTCAGAGAATTATGATTGAAAAACCCTTTGGTTTTAGTCTTGAAAGCGCCGGAAAGCTAAATGCGGCCATAACAAAAATAATTCCTGAGAAAAAGATATTCAGGGTAGACCACTACCTTGGAAAAGAAATGATACAAAATATTCTTTCTATAAGATTTGGCAATTCCATTTTTGAGCCTTTGTGGAATCACCATTATATTGACAATATCCAGATTATATCAACTGAAACAATAGGTGTGGAAAACAGGGGTGGGTATTATGACAGCACAGGAGTTGTTAAAGACATGCTTCAAAACCACATTCTTCAAATGCTTGCCCTTATAGCTATGGAGCCCCCTGTGGATTTGGAGCCGGAATCCATAAGAAACGAAAAAGTTAAGGTGTTAAAATCATTAAGATTATTTGACAAAGAAAGTGCACAAAAGAATATTGTTAGGGGGCAGTATGGAAGAGGAATTATAGGTGGTGTGGAAGTTCCGGCATATAGGGAAGAGGAGAGGGTTTCTGAAAATTCAAATACAGACACATTTATTGCCCTTAAAATAAATGTGGATAATTTCAGGTGGGCAGGGGTGCCGTTTTATGTTAAGACGGGAAAAAGACTTGATAAAAAAACAACCCGGATAATTGTCCAGTTTAAAAAGCTTCCCGGGATAAATTTTTATAAAAATTTAAATAATGGGAAACCTAACCTTTTGGTGATAAAAATTCAGCCGGAGGAAGGTGTGTTTTTTCAGATAAATGCAAAAAGCCCGGGAATTGACTTAATAGAACCTGTAAAAGCGGATTACTGTCATTCCTGCAGAGCGGATTATAATTCCCCGGAAGCCTATGAACAAATTATACTGGAGGCAATAAGAAATAACTCCTCTATTTTTACCAGGTGGGATGAATTGGAATGTTCCTGGAAGTTTGAAAAGAGCATTAGTGAATCCTTTGAGGGAATAGAGCCTAACTTTCCAAACTATGCGGCAGGTTCTAAAGGTCCTGTGGAAGCTGCAGAGCTTTTAGAAAGGGATGGCAGAATATGGTGGGACACTTTTATTTAA
- a CDS encoding cyclase family protein, translating to MKIFDVSMAIHENMTVYKNRESKRPSVKRVRNFEEDGINESEITMNLHTGTHIDAPLHVFKDGSAVESIDIQRLITKCRVLDMTGLEKITEADLRKKEIERGSFVLLKTDNSYTDDFGDGFVFLEKSGAEYLAGLNVKGVGIDALGIERDQGGHPTHNTIIGSGAIIIEGLRLKEIEEGDYMMYALPLNILNADGAPARVVLIK from the coding sequence ATGAAGATATTTGACGTCTCTATGGCAATACATGAAAATATGACGGTTTATAAAAACCGTGAATCCAAAAGACCGTCTGTAAAAAGGGTTAGAAATTTTGAAGAGGATGGCATTAATGAATCGGAAATAACCATGAACCTTCATACAGGTACTCATATAGATGCCCCCTTACATGTTTTTAAAGACGGAAGTGCTGTGGAGAGTATAGATATCCAAAGGCTTATAACAAAATGCAGGGTGCTGGACATGACAGGACTGGAAAAGATTACAGAGGCTGATCTTAGAAAAAAGGAAATTGAAAGGGGCAGCTTTGTTCTTTTAAAAACAGACAATTCTTATACCGATGATTTTGGAGACGGATTTGTTTTTCTTGAAAAAAGTGGTGCAGAATACCTGGCAGGTTTAAATGTAAAAGGTGTGGGAATTGATGCATTGGGCATAGAAAGAGACCAGGGAGGACATCCTACACATAATACTATAATTGGAAGCGGGGCAATTATTATAGAAGGCTTGAGGCTTAAAGAAATAGAAGAGGGAGACTATATGATGTATGCTCTTCCCTTAAATATCCTAAATGCTGACGGTGCCCCTGCAAGAGTGGTATTAATAAAATAA
- the gnd gene encoding phosphogluconate dehydrogenase (NAD(+)-dependent, decarboxylating): protein MKIGLVGIGKMGYNLALNIKDKGHQVAAYDKCSESVKEIQKHGIEGALDLKQLVSLLPERKIVWIMVPAGDAVEETVNCLYDLLNKGDIVIDGGNSHYKDTLRRFELLQKKGIDFVDIGTSGGLEGARNGICAMVGAEKEVFEIIEPLIKDISVNNGYIHTGKTGSGHYVKMIHNAIEYGMMQAIGEGFEILKKAPFELDLVDISRVWNHGSVIRSWLMELTHQLLLKEPSLDSIKGKIKSSGETIWALHEALDLGVPAPVTALSQFTRFSSETEDSFSNKIVAGLRNEFGGHSVTKK from the coding sequence ATGAAAATCGGTTTGGTTGGAATAGGAAAGATGGGATATAACCTTGCATTAAACATAAAAGACAAAGGGCACCAGGTGGCTGCATATGACAAATGTTCTGAATCAGTAAAGGAAATTCAGAAACATGGGATAGAAGGAGCTTTAGACTTAAAACAGCTTGTTAGCCTGCTGCCGGAGAGAAAAATTGTATGGATTATGGTTCCTGCAGGGGATGCCGTAGAAGAGACTGTAAACTGTCTTTATGACCTATTAAATAAAGGCGATATTGTCATAGACGGCGGTAACTCCCATTATAAAGACACTTTAAGAAGGTTTGAACTATTACAAAAAAAAGGGATAGATTTTGTGGATATAGGCACAAGCGGCGGACTGGAGGGAGCCAGAAACGGAATATGTGCCATGGTTGGTGCAGAAAAGGAAGTGTTTGAAATTATTGAACCTTTAATAAAAGATATTTCTGTTAATAACGGGTATATCCACACCGGCAAAACAGGTTCCGGCCACTATGTCAAAATGATTCACAATGCCATTGAATACGGTATGATGCAGGCAATCGGGGAAGGTTTTGAAATTTTAAAAAAAGCACCCTTTGAACTTGATCTGGTGGATATATCAAGGGTTTGGAACCACGGTTCCGTCATCAGAAGCTGGCTGATGGAGCTGACACATCAACTTCTTTTAAAAGAACCTTCTTTAGACTCCATTAAAGGAAAAATTAAATCATCAGGTGAGACCATATGGGCTCTTCATGAGGCACTGGACCTTGGAGTGCCGGCACCTGTAACCGCTCTTTCCCAGTTTACAAGATTTAGCTCTGAAACGGAAGATTCTTTTTCCAACAAAATTGTTGCAGGTTTGAGAAATGAATTTGGAGGCCATTCAGTAACTAAGAAGTAA
- a CDS encoding DNA topoisomerase 3, protein MGKSLYITEKPSVASSFAEVLGIKITPRDRKRGFAESDDSVVTWCFGHLITLALPDEYDPIYKQWRIEHLPIIPKEYKYVVIDNDGVKKQFETIKALMTREDIDLIYACTDSGREGEYIYRLVYEHSGSAKPAKRVWISSQTEEAIREGIKNAKDINEYNSLSDAAYCRAKEDWLFGMNFSRIYTCMYGRTVSNVVKEEKSSVIAVGRVMTCVLGLVVDREQEIRNFVPKKHYGITASFLSGKSNLEYKGKWQPQKKDKDDEEKYIEKKEAEEVIERLKGKVAQIKKVDIKKKREQPPLLFNLAELQSEANKKFKLPVEKTLEIAQKLYERKLITYPRTDCRVISTDVLAEVPKVLNGLFKNPDYKENVSRIKEFGELRVKKTTKRFVDDKKVTDHYAIIPTYVTADMDKMDSNSKKIYDLIVKRFLAIFYPPAVYNTVRVETHIDEEVFVSNAKTLEDPGWKEVYEVTSSKEDDATNVPIHLLKKNENCKVEAFDLDEKETKPPSRYTDGSLIITMEKAGKFIEDEELREQIKTSGIGTSATRAGIIKKLKDIGYININPKTQVVTPTVKGEAIVEVVRRTAKELLNPSFTASWEKGLAMIENNETTVEIFEEKLHKYIMRTIDKVKRSKGNFNLASIINRSY, encoded by the coding sequence TTGGGTAAAAGTTTATATATAACGGAAAAACCTTCTGTGGCATCAAGTTTTGCAGAAGTCCTTGGCATAAAGATAACACCCCGGGACAGGAAAAGAGGTTTTGCAGAGTCGGATGATTCTGTAGTGACCTGGTGTTTTGGTCATCTTATTACATTGGCTCTTCCCGACGAATATGATCCCATATACAAACAGTGGAGAATAGAGCACCTTCCCATAATTCCTAAAGAGTATAAGTATGTTGTCATTGATAATGATGGTGTAAAGAAACAGTTTGAGACCATAAAGGCATTGATGACAAGGGAAGATATTGATTTAATATACGCATGTACCGATAGCGGGCGTGAAGGTGAGTATATCTACAGGCTTGTGTATGAACACAGTGGTTCTGCCAAGCCTGCAAAGAGGGTGTGGATTTCTTCCCAGACAGAAGAAGCAATCAGGGAGGGAATTAAAAATGCAAAGGACATAAATGAATACAATTCCCTTTCTGATGCTGCATACTGCAGGGCAAAGGAAGACTGGCTTTTTGGTATGAATTTTAGCAGGATTTATACATGCATGTACGGAAGGACGGTATCAAATGTAGTAAAGGAGGAAAAGTCCTCGGTTATTGCCGTTGGAAGGGTTATGACATGTGTTTTGGGTCTTGTTGTGGACAGGGAACAGGAAATAAGAAATTTTGTGCCCAAAAAACATTATGGAATAACTGCAAGTTTTTTATCCGGAAAAAGCAATCTTGAGTATAAGGGAAAGTGGCAGCCCCAAAAGAAAGACAAGGATGATGAGGAAAAATACATTGAAAAAAAAGAGGCAGAAGAGGTTATTGAAAGGCTAAAGGGTAAGGTGGCACAAATTAAAAAAGTTGATATCAAAAAAAAGAGAGAGCAGCCGCCCCTTCTTTTTAACCTTGCAGAGCTTCAGTCGGAAGCAAATAAAAAATTTAAACTTCCGGTGGAAAAAACCCTTGAAATTGCCCAAAAGCTCTATGAGAGAAAGCTAATAACCTATCCCAGGACAGACTGCAGGGTGATTTCTACAGATGTACTGGCAGAAGTGCCGAAGGTATTAAACGGGCTTTTTAAGAATCCCGATTACAAGGAAAATGTTTCAAGAATTAAAGAATTTGGGGAGCTTAGGGTAAAAAAGACTACAAAGAGGTTTGTTGATGATAAAAAGGTAACGGACCACTATGCAATTATACCCACTTATGTTACCGCTGATATGGACAAGATGGACAGCAATTCTAAAAAAATATATGATTTAATTGTAAAAAGGTTTTTGGCAATTTTTTATCCACCGGCAGTTTACAATACAGTGAGGGTTGAGACGCATATTGATGAGGAAGTTTTTGTATCAAACGCAAAGACATTAGAAGACCCGGGATGGAAAGAAGTATATGAGGTTACATCCTCTAAAGAGGATGACGCTACAAATGTACCCATTCACCTTTTAAAGAAAAATGAAAATTGCAAGGTGGAGGCATTTGATTTGGATGAGAAGGAGACAAAGCCCCCTTCCCGCTATACAGACGGTTCCCTTATAATAACAATGGAAAAGGCAGGGAAATTTATTGAAGATGAGGAACTGAGGGAACAAATAAAAACTTCCGGTATAGGAACTTCAGCCACAAGGGCGGGGATAATAAAGAAACTAAAAGACATAGGATATATAAATATAAACCCTAAAACCCAGGTTGTCACCCCTACAGTGAAAGGGGAGGCAATAGTTGAGGTGGTGAGAAGGACTGCTAAGGAGCTTTTAAACCCTTCCTTTACTGCCAGTTGGGAAAAAGGTCTTGCCATGATAGAAAATAATGAAACTACGGTAGAAATTTTTGAAGAAAAACTTCATAAATACATTATGAGGACGATAGATAAAGTTA
- a CDS encoding sporulation peptidase YabG, producing MAKFDIGDIVVRKSYGKDIYFTVAGIRQDELRNTEYVLKGVFYRIEADAHEEDLLKEDVRNVELNLRAELMRARKNALTKAHVSRNYLGRIFGIYRLRKIPGTILHIDSSSRFLNMCTKLYKEAGIKSKGYVVAEKNQPGIIRQALMRVKPDILVITGHDGIKKGKSNLNNIENYRNSKYYVQSVKEARRYQKDPDKLCIFAGACQSYFEAIMEAGANFASSPGRININALDPALLSEKVALTDRRNYVTPEEVASIIISGSAGIGGIKTRGRLTVV from the coding sequence ATGGCAAAATTTGACATAGGGGATATAGTAGTTAGAAAATCTTATGGAAAAGATATATATTTTACAGTAGCCGGGATAAGGCAAGATGAATTACGTAATACAGAATATGTTTTAAAAGGGGTGTTTTACAGAATAGAAGCGGATGCCCATGAGGAAGACCTGTTAAAAGAAGATGTTCGGAATGTGGAATTAAACTTAAGAGCGGAGCTTATGAGAGCAAGGAAAAATGCTTTAACAAAAGCTCATGTAAGCAGAAACTATTTAGGAAGAATATTTGGAATATACCGTTTGAGAAAAATACCGGGAACAATTTTGCACATTGATTCAAGCAGCAGGTTTTTGAATATGTGTACCAAGCTGTACAAGGAAGCCGGTATAAAGAGTAAGGGATATGTTGTGGCTGAGAAAAACCAACCAGGCATAATAAGACAGGCTTTGATGCGGGTAAAGCCGGATATACTTGTTATAACAGGGCATGACGGTATAAAAAAGGGAAAAAGCAATTTGAACAATATTGAGAATTACAGAAATTCAAAATATTATGTTCAAAGTGTTAAAGAAGCAAGGCGGTATCAAAAGGATCCTGATAAATTATGTATATTTGCAGGAGCTTGCCAGTCTTATTTTGAGGCGATAATGGAGGCAGGGGCAAATTTTGCAAGTTCACCCGGCAGGATAAATATTAATGCACTAGACCCTGCATTATTATCGGAAAAAGTGGCTCTTACAGACAGAAGGAATTATGTAACTCCTGAAGAAGTGGCAAGTATTATTATTTCAGGAAGCGCTGGTATAGGGGGAATAAAAACAAGGGGACGATTGACTGTTGTGTAA